The following coding sequences lie in one Deltaproteobacteria bacterium genomic window:
- a CDS encoding collagen-like protein — translation MHERRIDAVRISGGRHSQAAMLWACLLAACTPEGPPGQPGVDGTPGVDGLPGKDGTPGAAGPQGSQGPPGQQGAQGPAGAQGPAGAPGTVTTLSFDASLGDFWAQAGTWSRYSDDPIYLAGPNEVAIIQLTASFQTQTDATDHIMNLAVNLHHNGVDDEYGATYATIDASTRVGHLVAVARVPLTEGENHQFGFAMQDSVGIVLAVGTAHEVITIVRE, via the coding sequence ATGCACGAACGCAGAATCGACGCAGTGAGAATCTCTGGCGGCCGGCACTCGCAGGCCGCCATGTTGTGGGCGTGCTTGCTCGCGGCATGCACACCCGAGGGGCCACCGGGACAACCCGGCGTGGATGGGACCCCGGGTGTCGACGGACTCCCGGGCAAGGACGGCACGCCCGGCGCGGCCGGCCCGCAGGGGTCACAGGGCCCACCGGGCCAGCAAGGTGCACAGGGTCCCGCGGGCGCGCAGGGTCCCGCGGGCGCCCCGGGAACGGTGACCACGCTGAGCTTCGATGCGTCGTTGGGCGACTTCTGGGCGCAAGCGGGAACGTGGAGTCGGTACTCCGACGACCCGATCTACCTCGCCGGTCCCAACGAAGTTGCCATCATCCAACTCACGGCCAGCTTCCAGACCCAGACCGACGCCACCGACCACATCATGAACCTGGCGGTGAACCTCCACCACAACGGCGTCGACGACGAATATGGGGCGACGTACGCGACGATCGACGCCAGCACTCGCGTCGGTCACCTCGTCGCGGTCGCGCGGGTGCCTCTCACCGAGGGTGAGAATCATCAGTTCGGATTCGCGATGCAAGACAGCGTCGGCATCGTGCTGGCCGTCGGTACCGCGCACGAGGTCATCACCATCGTGCGCGAGTGA